In Elaeis guineensis isolate ETL-2024a chromosome 1, EG11, whole genome shotgun sequence, a genomic segment contains:
- the LOC140855837 gene encoding uncharacterized protein — protein MVDGSSSTLNAAHDPTSPYFISPSENPENAFVTSLLKGPNYPAWRRAIITALRAKRKIRFVDGTLARSIDGSRDHFLWDTCNSMVMSWIYNSVVPKIYDSISFFESARDIWVDLEERYSQGNAPRIHELKIQIWSFRQGNDMTIAAYYAHLRGLWEELTTYSKVPTLSKLARELNCAVLFFLTFCALQDLTTRKLIGLGELRDVYAISSATTLRRRLPYFVIFKRVSRLDRMSHDKALYYRFLCFLGRCSDFLTC, from the exons ATGGTGGATGGTTCGTCATCGACCTTAAATGCTGCGCATGATCCGACATCTCCCTATTTCATCTCACCTTCAGAGAATCCTGAGAATGCCTTTGTGACATCTCTACTCAAGGGACCAAACTATCCTGCATGGCGAAGGGCCATTATCACTGCTCTTCGAGCCAAACGAAAAATTCGGTTTGTTGATGGGACACTTGCACGATCTATAGATGGATCGCGGGATCATTTTCTCTGGGATACGTGCAATTCAATGGTGATGTCATGGATCTACAACTCTGTTGTACCAAAAATCTATGACAGCATCTCTTTTTTTGAAAGTGCTCGAGATATTTGGGTCGATCTTGAGGAAAGATACTCTCAAGGCAATGCTCCTCGCATTCATGAGTTAAAGATCCAAATCTGGAGTTTCAGGCAAGGCAATGATATGACTATTGCCGCTTATTATGCCCATCTTCGTGGCTTGTGGGAGGAACTTACGACTTATTCCAAGGTGCCGACTT TAAGCAAACTTGCTCGAGAACTTAATTGTGCTGTTCTCTTCTTTCTAACATTTTGTGCTCTACAGGACCTTACCACGAGGAAGCTGATTGGATTGGGTGAACTCCGGGATG TTTATGCAATCTCCTCGGCAACCACACTTAGACGCCGCCTTCCGTATTTTGTGATATTTAAAAGGGTCTCCAG ACTGGACAGGATGTCCCATGACAAGGCGCTCTACTACAGATTTTTATGTTTTCTTGGGAGATGCTCCGATTTCTTGACGTGCTAA
- the LOC105032171 gene encoding uncharacterized protein codes for MQGRKRVMSGVMKGVVVAVARRISSLFLVFLVLFSVCCLPKKTWAILDPVDFLALQAVRKSLEDMPGSAFFAGWDFTGDPCGFPGVFCAGDRVVALALGDPRAGSPGLSGRLDPALGRLSALAELSLVPGRVIGSIPDSLSLCSDLRFLALSKNFLSGPIPDSLGSLRRLRTLDLSYNQLSGSIPASLPSIPTLANLVLCHNRLSSSIPTFPDGAPLLRLDLKHNDLSGPVPALPPSLQYLSLSSNRLAGRVDGVLPGLTRLNYLDLSMNQLEGPIPGCVFSFPLASLQLQRNVFSGPVAPAAAADVAIPVVDLSYNRLWGPVPPQLAAVGRLYLNNNRFTGEVPGRLVQGLMGGMQLLYLQHNYLTGVEISPTAAIPVGASLCLQYNCMVPPVDAPCPVKAGTQKTRPTDQCPEWQG; via the coding sequence ATGCAAGGAAGGAAAAGAGTGATGAGCGGTGTGATGAAAGGAGTCGTGGTCGCTGTTGCTCGCCGCATTAGCAgcttatttttagtatttttggtACTATTTTCTGTGTGTTGTCTTCCAAAGAAGACGTGGGCGATTCTGGATCCAGTGGACTTCCTCGCTCTGCAGGCGGTGAGGAAGTCGCTGGAGGACATGCCGGGGTCGGCGTTCTTCGCCGGGTGGGACTTCACCGGCGACCCCTGCGGCTTCCCGGGGGTCTTCTGCGCCGGCGACCGCGTCGTGGCCCTCGCCCTCGGCGACCCCCGCGCCGGGTCCCCCGGCCTCTCCGGCCGCCTCGACCCCGCTCTCGGCCGCCTCTCCGCCCTCGCCGAGCTCTCCCTCGTCCCCGGCCGCGTCAtcggctccatccccgactccctCTCCCTCTGCTCCGACCTCCGCTTCCTCGCCCTCAGCAAGAACTTCCTCTCCGGCCCCATCCCTGACTCCCTCGGCTCCCTCCGACGCCTACGAACTCTCGACCTCAGCTACAATCAGCTCTCCGGCTCCATCCCTGCCTCCCTTCCCTCCATTCCGACGCTGGCTAACCTGGTTCTCTGCCATAACCGCCTGTCCAGCTCCATCCCGACCTTCCCCGACGGGGCgccgctcctccgcctggatctCAAGCACAACGACCTCTCCGGCCCGGTCCCGGCGCTGCCGCCGTCCCTCCAGTACCTCTCCCTCTCCTCGAACCGGCTGGCCGGCCGGGTCGACGGGGTGCTCCCCGGGTTGACCCGGCTCAACTACCTGGACCTCAGCATGAACCAGCTGGAGGGCCCCATTCCGGGCTGCGTCTTCTCCTTCCCTCTTGCATCCCTCCAGCTGCAGCGCAATGTCTTCTCCGGCCCGGTGGCGCCGGCGGCCGCGGCGGATGTGGCGATCCCGGTGGTGGACTTGAGTTACAACCGGTTATGGGGGCCGGTGCCGCCGCAGCTGGCGGCGGTGGGGAGGCTGTATCTGAATAACAACCGGTTCACCGGGGAGGTGCCGGGGAGATTGGTGCAGGGTTTGATGGGGGGAATGCAGCTGCTGTACCTGCAGCACAATTATCTGACAGGGGTGGAGATCAGCCCGACGGCGGCGATACCGGTGGGAGCGTCGCTGTGCCTGCAGTATAATTGCATGGTGCCGCCGGTCGACGCCCCATGCCCGGTCAAGGCCGGGACGCAGAAGACCCGGCCTACCGACCAATGCCCGGAGTGGCAGGGATGA